In Thunnus albacares chromosome 10, fThuAlb1.1, whole genome shotgun sequence, a single window of DNA contains:
- the LOC122990937 gene encoding trichohyalin-like, which yields MSHNYPYRRPPPDTDLRQDLGTYSSSDRRHASPHHNFYRPHQEPPLPPLPSRLSSFSYPSSSSSRGSMAAAALPPPQGSADGALSILSSCGLEPSDLALLAELPEDVLTVESLPHLLQQIKGKRGTVKPFPPNAPSSSSSSSSSSSYPASAVRHPAGEWDHLRGQPIHYPLDQVPSSPLPSEQVQDRWGNRTSRSVSYAPSSRTDPPPLPSSSSSSSSSYMVDYSHKAGSSDYGKTARDAGPSSSQDRHSFSSPAARRGRRSRPSRFSQPAEYRSAPPPEDHQRPRSERREFEASYSRSSSSRVVATTAATATATATATMPSKKEALDFHGTTPAVYPYSCSLCDITVLSEKVWIKHINGTQHADGQLSLLQQFPNWDCRMETVSRADNQSQKRKDEGKPAQPAQTANQNTKPQPNKKSQKKTSEKGKVVCVKFPPQSVDETYLRKLSEPFGKIVKILMFPSLAFVELGSIDQAKDLVKFHNNYPPTVNGEQMEFSISNTFNFLQSSRVVSFTPAPAGEDGQSDLISIVKRFGLPLYTLFLPSMAFVEMKIAADAEKLVDYYSSNTLRINSDFIKVSFSGEYKSLMRVPSAKRYEEETCSTKRTRSPSADREDKTTRTDGEKTRSKSKSRSRDKSRERSCSRSSRQNRSKSRERRTRSSTERKTRSRDKSSSRSSKQNRSRERRSKSRSRERRSRSRSRERRSRSRSRERTVVPEKPDKSESESRTEAEPPLRDAQPETGEKEASEPEAESSAEESDIEGMEVIGEDGENLEDEDLETLDDADVEKENEEEEEEEEEDLPVQGEGKEEKDGEEKMQEEESESIRAAEDDEEEPGFPVDLENCITLDELEASDEPETEGAEEEEEEERDEPEGPSTRVVYFRNLPLRFYTDVEFISLVKGFGKAVRYFLIRRRREGFIEMSSSLEALRAATELSCKSVSFNGSKLIVHISHKYSRLTAGWTVQSDEDEDERSQRRSRSSSGRRSERRSKSKTSEKEESNKESGGRKESPKKTPERESTSKKTPERESVSKKTPERESTSKKTPERESMSKKTPERESTSKKTPERESMSKKTPERESTSKKTPERESMSKKTPERESTSKKTPERESTSKKTPERESTSKKTPERESTSKKTPERESTSKKTPERESTSKKTPERESTSKKTPERESTSKKTEEKNSKNMLEKESAVKKTPERESTLKKTPERESMSKKTPERESVSKKTLERESTLKKTPERESTLKKSLKRESLDKKTPDRESTSKKTPERESVSKKTEEKNSKNMLEKESVVKKTPERESTLKKSSERESLDKKTEEKNSKNMLEKESAAKKSPESESVPENCPEKDSASRKISEKESLSKKTEEKMSEVDKKTPEEQSVFKEAEEKDSKKEILLKTSEEKEKLKRKVSDESDSVPEKMLKKEFKREKTEEESEEDLCEDKTSSEVQRVRSETTSESGEKNPDQPDSTADPQRPRTEQKAATGRAEGAAAPLKPVGTEFVRPVVGYFCNLCQVIYADEDEAKLQHCSSRSHYTKYQEQTGKNPWTS from the exons ATGTCTCACAACTACCCGTACAGACGCCCGCCCCCGGACACTGACCTCCGACAGGATCTGGGAACTTACAGCTCCTCAGACCGCCGTCACGCCTCACCGCACCACAACTTTTACAGACCGCATCAGGAGCCGCCGCTGCCGCCGCTACCGTCTCGTCTGTCGTCCTTCTCCTAcccgtcctcttcctcctccagaggCTCGATGGCAGCGGCGGCGCTGCCCCCGCCTCAGGGGTCAGCGGACGGCGCTCTGAGCATCCTGAGCAGCTGCGGTCTGGAGCCCAGCGACCTGGCTCTGCTGGCCGAGCTGCCTGAAGACGTCCTCACCGTGGAGTCGCTGCCTCACCTCCTCCAACAGATCAAAGGCAAGAGAGGGACGGTCAAACCTTTCCCCCCCAAtgctccttcctcctcctcctcctcctcctcttcctcctcttatCCTGCCAGCGCTGTGCGGCATCCTGCAGGCGAGTGGGATCACCTCCGCGGCCAGCCGATCCATTACCCACTGGACCAGGTCCCCTCCAGTCCTCTTCCCTCTGAGCAGGTTCAGGACCGCTGGGGGAACCGGACCAGCAGGTCTGTCTCCTACGCACCTTCCTCCAGGACCGACCCACCACCactaccatcatcatcatcatcatcttcctccaGCTACATGGTGGACTACAGCCACAAAGCGGGCTCCTCTGATTATGGTAAGACAGCGAGAGACGCCGGTCCGTCCTCCTCTCAGGATCGACACTCTTTCAGCTCGCCGGCAGCAAGAAGAGGCAGAAGAAGCCGTCCGTCCCGTTTCTCTCAGCCAGCCGAGTACAGGtcagctcctcctcctgagGACCATCAGAGACCTCGGTCGGAACGCCGTGAGTTTGAAGCCTCTtacagcaggagcagcagcagccgggTCGTCGCCACTACCGCCGCCACCGCCACCGCCACCGCCACCGCCACCATGCCCTCAAAGAAAGAAGCGCTGGACTTCCACGGGACAACGCCGGCGGTGTACCCGTACTCGTGCTCTCTGTGTGATATCACTGTGCTGTCAGAGAAG gtgtggATCAAACACATCAACGGCACTCAGCATGCAGACGGACAGCTCAGCCTGCTGCAGCA gttTCCTAACTGGGACTGTCGCATGGAGACAGTCAGCAG GGCTGACAACCAATCACAGAAGAGGAAAGATGAAGGAAAACCCGCCCAGCCGGcccaaacagccaatcagaacaccA AGCCTCAGCCCAATAAAAAGTCCCAGAAGAAG ACGTCAGAGAAAGGTAAAGTGGTGTGTGTGAAGTTTCCTCCTCAGTCTGTGGACGAGACGTATCTGAGGAAACTCAGCGAACCGTTCGGAAAGATCGTCAAGATCCTCATGTTTCCATCTTTG GCGTTTGTGGAGCTGGGCTCCATCGACCAGGCGAAGGACCTGGTGAAGTTCCACAACAACTATCCTCCGACTGTGAACGGAGAGCAGATGGAGTTCAGCATCTCCAACACTTTCAACTTCCTCCAG agctcTCGGGTGGTGAGTTTCACTCCGGCTCCAGCAGGAGAGGACGGCCAATCAGATCTCATCAGCATCGTCAAACGCTTCGGCCTGCCGCTCTACACTCTGTTCCTGCCGTCTATG gCGTTTGTTGAGATGAAAATCGCTGCGGATGCTGAGAAGCTGGTTGATTATTATTCTTCCAACACTCTGAGGATCAACAGCGACTTCATCAAAGTTTCCTTCTCTGGAGAATACAAGAGTCTGAT GCGGGTCCCGTCAGCCAAGAGGTACGAAGAGGAAACCTGCTCAACCAAGAGGACGAGGAGTCCGAGCGCAGACCGAGAGGACAAGACCACGAGGACCGACGGGGAGAAGACCAGGTCCAAGTCTAAGTCCAGGTCCAGAGATAAATCCAGAGAAAGGTCCTGCAGCAGATCCTCCAGGCAGAACAGGTCCAAGTCCAGAGAGAGGAGGACCAGATCcagcacagagaggaagacCAGGTCCAGAGATAAATCCAGCAGCAGATCCTCCAAGCAGAACAGGTCCAGAGAGAGGAGGTCCAAGTCCAGGTCCAGAGAGAGGAGGTCCAG GTCCAGGTCCAGAGAGAGgaggtccaggtccaggtccagagAGAGGACTGTGGTTCCAGAGAAACCTGATAAATCTG AAAGCGAGTCCAGGACTGAAGCTGAGCCTCCACTCAGAGACGCCCAACCTGAAACTGGAGAGAAAGAAGCGAGCGAGCCGGAAGCAGA GTCGTCTGCAGAGGAGAGCGACATCGAGGGGATGGAGGTGATCGGAGAGGACGGAGAGAATCTGGAGGATGAAGATTTGGAAACTCTGGATGACGCTGACGTAGAAAAGGagaacgaggaggaggaggaggaggaggaggaagacttACCTGTACAAG Gcgaaggaaaggaggagaaagatggagaggaa aagatgcAGGAGGAAGAGTCagaatccatcagagcagcagaggacgATGAG GAGGAACCAGGCTTCCCGGTGGACCTGGAGAACTGCATCACTCTGGATGAACTAGAAGCGTCTGATGAGCCAGAAACTGAAGGAG cagaagaagaagaagaagaagagagagatgaaccCGAG GGTCCGTCTACCAGGGTGGTTTACTTCAGAAACCTGCCGCTGCGTTTCTACACCGACGTGGAGTTCATCAGCCTGGTGAAAGGTTTTGGGAAGGCGGTGCGCTACTTCCTGATCCGCCGCCGCCGAGAG GGTTTCATCGAGATGTCGAGCTCCTTGGAGGCTCTGAGAGCTGCCACAGAGCTGAGCTGTAAATCCGTCTCCTTCAACGGCTCCAAACTTATCGTCCACATCTCCCACAAATACTCGCGGCTCACAGCGGG gtggaCGGTTCAGTCGGACGAGGACGAGGACGAGCGGAGCCAGCGAAGGAGTCGAAGCAGCAGCGGGAGGAGGAGCGAGAGACGCAGCAAATCCAAGACATCAGAGAAGGAGGAGTCCAACAAGGAGTCCGGAGGGAGGAAGGAGTCCCCAAAAAAGACTCCAGAGAGAGAGTCAACATCTAAAAAGACTCCAGAGAGAGAGTCAGTGTCTAAAAAGACTCCAGAGAGAGAGTCAACATCTAAAAAGACTCCAGAGAGAGAGTCAATGTCTAAAAAGACTCCAGAGAGAGAGTCAACATCTAAAAAGACTCCAGAGAGAGAGTCAATGTCTAAAAAGACTCCAGAGAGAGAGTCAACATCTAAAAAGACTCCAGAGAGAGAGTCAATGTCTAAAAAGACTCCAGAGAGAGAGTCAACATCTAAAAAGACTCCAGAGAGAGAGTCAACGTCTAAAAAGACTCCAGAGAGAGAGTCAACGTCTAAAAAGACTCCAGAGAGAGAGTCAACGTCTAAAAAGACTCCAGAGAGAGAGTCAACGTCTAAAAAGACTCCAGAGAGAGAGTCAACGTCTAAAAAGACTCCAGAGAGAGAGTCAACATCTAAAAAGACTCCAGAGAGAGAGTCAACATctaaaaagactgaagaaaAGAACTCCAAAAACATGTTGGAGAAGGAATCAGCTGTCAAAAAGACTCCAGAGAGAGAGTCAACTTTAAAAAAGACTCCAGAGAGAGAGTCAATGTCTAAAAAGACTCCAGAGAGAGAGTCGGTGTCCAAAAAGACTCTAGAGAGAGAGTCAACGTTAAAAAAGACTCCAGAGAGAGAGTCAACATTAAAAAAGAGTTTAAAGAGAGAGTCATTAGACAAAAAGACTCCAGACAGAGAGTCAACGTCTAAAAAGACTCCAGAGAGAGAGTCGGTGTCCAAAAAGACTGAAGAAAAGAACTCCAAAAACATGTTGGAGAAGGAATCAGTTGTCAAAAAGACTCCAGAGAGAGAGTCAACATTAAAAAAGAGTTCAGAGAGAGAGTCATTGGACAAAAagactgaagaaaaaaactccaaaaacatGTTAGAGAAGGAATCAGCTGCCAAAAAGAGTCCAGAGAGTGAGTCAGTGCCTGAAAACTGTCCAGAGAAAGACTCTGCATCCAGAAAGATCTCTGAGAAAGAGTCACTGTCAAAAAAGACTGAAGAAAAGATGTCAGAGGTCGATAAAAAGACTCCAGAGGAGCAGTCGGTCTTCAAAGAGGCTGAGGAGAAGGACTCTAAAAAGGAGATCCTGCTGAAGACGAGTGAAGAGAAGGAGAAGCTGAAGAGGAAGGTGAGTGATGAGAGCGACTCGGTGCCTGAAAAGATGCTGAAGAAAGAGTTCAAAAGAGAAAAGACTGAAGAAGAGTCAGAGGAGGATCTGTGTGAAGATAAAACGTCGTCTGAAGTTCAGCGAGTTCGTTCGGAGACGACTTCAGAATCAGGAGAGAAGAATCCAGATCAACCAGACTCCACCGCAGATCCTCAGAGACCACGAACTGAGCAG AAAGCTGCTACTGGACGTGCAGAGGGCGCCGCAGCTCCGCTCAAACCTGTTG GAACAGAGTTTGTTCGTCCGGTCGTCGGTTACTTCTGTAACTTGTGTCAGGTGATCTACGCCGATGAGGACGAAGCCAAactgcagcactgcagcagccgCTCGCATTACACTAAATACCAG GAGCAGACGGGGAAAAATCCATGGACGAGCTGA